A single Venturia canescens isolate UGA chromosome 1, ASM1945775v1, whole genome shotgun sequence DNA region contains:
- the LOC122405958 gene encoding uncharacterized protein isoform X2 codes for MLRLTTHKMCLLLLACLSLTAAKPPPPTSPWAGFGKSAGPPFGSPGMGVIGVPYMPKASPFFPKFVDPAAMISKKTAMLGNLFGGLGPVDYTGQQAGDFLPYASRFGASTPVLYSPEMGDYSSGAQGFTSGGKDKMKRDDVGSVQSNVVDAVPKLVKMSRFVPAFAGPGSSAYSSANFPTKFDSGFSDAGSVRSRRSIVGADDAGPGAGKPDAVSTPKEMIPGMFGPFGPFKPYGAVTDLPIPKTTIVPADFWLPSSIIPGPTEYTDKVSTFLQKLFDNLKLNKTLAPVESGVDNGFLTRSLADEPSVEKPLESRSVDDAKSLSAAKQIISDSIVAELGELKTDMISALNDYIVYQKTAAIAPGAKKPLKPISPFAAFFAKPTVDPALPFKQRITVLSQVFDMLTQLQKNMSLAVQDAGKDSGETPSSQGPQFAQTTLPKTNYISPDTSKPFDDASAPLNNNFSDPSKPGRLVGMDKPFVTGYNSPISPADFQAALNARILSDYLTPLWSSRPDVPTAKRNVNNEDGEIADSYENERQENRAQYKRLVQMDMHQGYQSMPPGTIESLQAGGGVVPGHQGGGIKLLIKVPARDAREPAYLNDQMKNDEDWSKWAEWAEQFKSNDEGRKHHHNHH; via the exons ATGCTTCGACTCACAACACACAAAATGTGTCTTCTTCTTCTGGCTTGTTTAAGCCTCACGGCTGCGAAGCCGCCACCTCCCACCAGCCCGTGGGCTGGTTTCGGCAAGTCGGCAG GACCGCCATTCGGCAGCCCAGGAATGGGAGTGATCGGAGTGCCGTACATGCCAAAAGCGTCGCCGTTTTTCCCGAAGTTCGTTGATCCTGCGGCGATGATTTCGAAGAAAACAGCGATGCTGGGCAATCTATTCGGTGGTTTAGGACCCGTGGATTACACAGGGCAACAGGCAGGGGATTTCTTGCCATACGCATCTCGTTTCGGAGCGTCGACACCGGTTTTATATTCGCCAGAAATGGGGGACTACTCGAGCGGAGCGCAGGGATTCACGAGCGGTGGAAAGGACAAAATGAAGCGCGACGATGTCGGCTCGGTCCAATCGAACGTGGTCGATGCGGTTCCCAAACTGGTGAAAATGTCTCGGTTCGTTCCAGCATTCGCTGGCCCTGGATCGTCGGCATATTCGTCTGCCAATTTCCCGACGAAGTTTGATTCCGGATTTTCGGACGCTGGCTCCGTGAGGTCTCGTCGCAGTATCGTTGGCGCCGACGACGCTGGCCCTGGAGCAGGGAAGCCCGACGCGGTTTCGACGCCGAAAGAAATGATTCCGGGGATGTTCGGTCCCTTCGGGCCTTTCAAGCCGTACGGGGCAGTGACGGATCTGCCAATCCCAAAAACCACGATCGTGCCGGCCGACTTTTGGTTGCCGAGTTCCATAATACCAGGGCCGACCGAATACACGGACAAAGTGTCAACCTTCTTGCAAAAATTGTTCGACAATTTGAAGTTGAACAAAACCCTTGCGCCGGTCGAGAGTGGAGTCGACAACGGCTTTTTGACCAGGTCACTGGCCGACGAGCCCAGCGTGGAAAAGCCACTGGAATCTCGGTCCGTTGACGACGCAAAGTCTCTGTCGGCCGCGAAGCAGATCATTTCGGACTCGATAGTTGCTGAGCTCGGGGAGCTTAAAACCGACATGATCAGCGCGCTCAACGATTACATCGTGTACCAGAAAACAGCCGCGATTGCACCGGGCGCCAAGAAGCCCCTGAAGCCGATTTCCCCGTTCGCTGCCTTCTTCGCGAAGCCCACAGTGGATCCGGCGCTTCCATTCAAGCAACGGATCACCGTGCTGAGCCAAGTTTTCGACATGCTCACTCAACTGCAGAAAAATATGAGCCTAGCGGTGCAAGATGCTGGCAAAGATTCTGGCGAGACACCCTCCTCGCAAGGTCCTCAGTTCGCTCAAACGACGCTCCCCAAGACGAATTACATCTCGCCGGACACTTCGAAACCGTTCGATGACGCCAGCGCCCCTCTCAATAACAACTTTTCCGACCCCTCGAAACCTGGCCGACTTGTGGGAATGGACAAACCCTTTGTCACCGGTTATAACAGCCCGATCTCACCGGCAGATTTCCAAGCTGCTCTAAACGCTCGGATTCTATCTGACTATCTTACACCTCTTTGGAGCAGTCGCCCCGATGTGCCAACCGCTAAGAGAAATGTCAACAATGAGGACGGAGAGATTGCCGATTCGTACGAAAACGAACGTCAAGAGAATCGCGCTCAATATAAACGACTCGTCCAAATGGACATGCATCAAGGCTATCAGAGCATGCCACCCGGGACGATAGAATCTCTTCAAGCTGGAGGTGGAGTCGTTCCAGGACATCAGGGAGGCGGCATCAAATTGCTC ATTAAAGTACCCGCTAGGGATGCGCGCGAACCAGCCTACTTAAAT
- the LOC122407407 gene encoding uncharacterized protein: MAYYLWQNQVSSYADPCEETENFGDDSSESEEDILSEESHNSDYETSTNSEIDDDEQENATHNRRILQPRARGRPTTILKGRNGFKWHTRSGSRHSDRNSAAELITPAPQHEASNVQKIEELWKLLFNDEMLKIIVDCTNEKIEEVCLTMIRDNKRPRTCYRHYTNVAEISAFIGLLYYSGRWKSNNVPTAHLWDKINGTTFYRCVMSRPRFTFIAQCLRFDVKASREPNDRLAPIRKLWDLFIGNCSRYYKPSKYCTVGKQFLSFQGKCPFRMFIKSKPDKCGIKIITLNDARTSYLIHGVPYLGKIGNSPTKTAEDFFAEVTKPIHGTRRSVTCDDSFTSIPLLINMLKAPYSMEITGTIRKNKREIPAEFLLVDKKPPSTKFAFTSDLTLLSFSPKKYKVVVLASSHLRTTNITGRKSDIVHHYNITKVGTDTFDQLCNSYTTARVTRRWPLRFFFGMLDQAIVNARILHKCSAINRGEDHEIMSPSKCLDEIIQYLVRPYLQERLETLSLRLNIKFAIGGILRREHQMAASEGIRHLDKKIRCRLCPRSRDRKTRQMCPSCHRPMCDEHRILLCLECGGMK; this comes from the exons ATGGCGTATTACCTTTGGCAAAACCAGGTTTCCTCGTACGCTGATCCTTGTGAGGAAACAGAAAACTTTGGTGACGATTCCTCAGAGTCCGAGGAAGATATTCTGTCGGAAGAGTCGCATAACAGTGACTATGAGACATCGACTAACTCAGAAATCGATGACGACGAACAAGAAAATGCGACGCACAACAGACGCATTCTACAGCCACGTGCTCGAGGTCGACCAACGACCATTTTGAAGGGGAGAAATGGGTTCAAGTGGCATACTAGATCGGGATCACGACATTCAG ATCGAAATTCCGCTGCCGAGTTAATCACACCTGCGCCTCAACATGAAGCTTCCAatgtacaaaaaattgaagagcTCTGGAAACTTCTTTTTAACgatgaaatgttgaaaataatcGTAGACtgtacaaatgaaaaaattgaagaagttTGCCTGACGATGATTCGCGACAATAAACGGCCACGAACATGCTACCGTCACTATACCAACGTAGCTGAAATTTCAGCATTCATCGGACTTCTATATTATTCCGGACGGTGGAAATCCAACAACGTACCCACTGCACATCTGTGGGACAAGATAAACGGCACCACGTTCTATCGCTGCGTTATGTCCAGACCACGATTCACTTTCATTGCACAATGTCTACGTTTCGATGTAAAAGCATCTCGAGAGCCGAACGACAGGTTAGCTCCGATACGCAAACTTTGGGACTTGTTCATTGGCAATTGTAGTCGTTACTACAAGCCAAGCAAATATTGCACTGTGGGCAAACAATTTCTGAGCTTCCAGGGAAAATGTCCGTTCCGTATGTTTATAAAATCCAAGCCTGACAAATGTGggataaaaataatcacgcTAAATGATGCCCGAACCTCGTATCTG ATCCATGGCGTTCCTTACCTTGGGAAAATTGGAAACAGTCCGACTAAAACAGCGGAAGACTTTTTTGCAGAGGTCACTAAACCAATTCATGGAACGAGACGATCGGTCACATGTGATGATTCGTTTACGTCCATACCACTGCtgataaatatgttgaaaGCACCATACAGTATGGAAATCACTGGTAccattcggaaaaataaaagagaaatccCAGCTGAATTTTTGCTCGTCGACAAAAAACCACCCTCCACGAAGTTCGCTTTCACGTCAGATTTGACACTGCTGTCTTTTTCtccgaaaaaatataaagtcgTCGTGCTGGCGTCCTCGCATTTACGAACAACTAATATAACTGGTAGGAAGTCTGATATCGTGCACCATTATAATATCACTAAAGTTGGAACAGATACTTTCGATCAGTTATGTAATTCGTACACGACAGCAAGAGTCACACGGAGATGGCcactccgtttttttttcggaatgcTGGATCAAGCCATAGTGAATGCACGCATTTTACATAAGTGCAGTGCCATAAACCGTGGGGAGGACCATGAGATTATGTCGCCAAGCAAATGTTTGGATGAAATCATTCAATATCTTGTTCGACCATACCTACAAGAGCGATTAGAAACTCTATCATTGCGTCttaatataaaatttgcaattgGTGGAATTCTCAGAAGGGAACACCAAATGGCAGCATCAGAAGGAATAAGACacttggataaaaaaattcgctGTAGACTATGCCCACGGAGTAGAGACCGGAAAACGAGACAAATGTGCCCCTCTTGTCACAGGCCCATGTGCGATGAGCACAGAATACTATTATGCCTCGAATGCGGGGGTATGAAATGA
- the LOC122405958 gene encoding uncharacterized protein isoform X3 yields the protein MLRLTTHKMCLLLLACLSLTAAKPPPPTSPWAGFGKSAAFPRSLGPPFGSPGMGVIGVPYMPKASPFFPKFVDPAAMISKKTAMLGNLFGGLGPVDYTGQQAGDFLPYASRFGASTPVLYSPEMGDYSSGAQGFTSGGKDKMKRDDVGSVQSNVVDAVPKLVKMSRFVPAFAGPGSSAYSSANFPTKFDSGFSDAGSVRSRRSIVGADDAGPGAGKPDAVSTPKEMIPGMFGPFGPFKPYGAVTDLPIPKTTIVPADFWLPSSIIPGPTEYTDKVSTFLQKLFDNLKLNKTLAPVESGVDNGFLTRSLADEPSVEKPLESRSVDDAKSLSAAKQIISDSIVAELGELKTDMISALNDYIVYQKTAAIAPGAKKPLKPISPFAAFFAKPTVDPALPFKQRITVLSQVFDMLTQLQKNMSLAVQDAGKDSGETPSSQGPQFAQTTLPKTNYISPDTSKPFDDASAPLNNNFSDPSKPGRLVGMDKPFVTGYNSPISPADFQAALNARILSDYLTPLWSSRPDVPTAKRNVNNEDGEIADSYENERQENRAQYKRLVQMDMHQGYQSMPPGTIESLQAGGGVVPGHQGGGIKLLDQMKNDEDWSKWAEWAEQFKSNDEGRKHHHNHH from the exons ATGCTTCGACTCACAACACACAAAATGTGTCTTCTTCTTCTGGCTTGTTTAAGCCTCACGGCTGCGAAGCCGCCACCTCCCACCAGCCCGTGGGCTGGTTTCGGCAAGTCGGCAG CTTTTCCGAGATCTTTAGGACCGCCATTCGGCAGCCCAGGAATGGGAGTGATCGGAGTGCCGTACATGCCAAAAGCGTCGCCGTTTTTCCCGAAGTTCGTTGATCCTGCGGCGATGATTTCGAAGAAAACAGCGATGCTGGGCAATCTATTCGGTGGTTTAGGACCCGTGGATTACACAGGGCAACAGGCAGGGGATTTCTTGCCATACGCATCTCGTTTCGGAGCGTCGACACCGGTTTTATATTCGCCAGAAATGGGGGACTACTCGAGCGGAGCGCAGGGATTCACGAGCGGTGGAAAGGACAAAATGAAGCGCGACGATGTCGGCTCGGTCCAATCGAACGTGGTCGATGCGGTTCCCAAACTGGTGAAAATGTCTCGGTTCGTTCCAGCATTCGCTGGCCCTGGATCGTCGGCATATTCGTCTGCCAATTTCCCGACGAAGTTTGATTCCGGATTTTCGGACGCTGGCTCCGTGAGGTCTCGTCGCAGTATCGTTGGCGCCGACGACGCTGGCCCTGGAGCAGGGAAGCCCGACGCGGTTTCGACGCCGAAAGAAATGATTCCGGGGATGTTCGGTCCCTTCGGGCCTTTCAAGCCGTACGGGGCAGTGACGGATCTGCCAATCCCAAAAACCACGATCGTGCCGGCCGACTTTTGGTTGCCGAGTTCCATAATACCAGGGCCGACCGAATACACGGACAAAGTGTCAACCTTCTTGCAAAAATTGTTCGACAATTTGAAGTTGAACAAAACCCTTGCGCCGGTCGAGAGTGGAGTCGACAACGGCTTTTTGACCAGGTCACTGGCCGACGAGCCCAGCGTGGAAAAGCCACTGGAATCTCGGTCCGTTGACGACGCAAAGTCTCTGTCGGCCGCGAAGCAGATCATTTCGGACTCGATAGTTGCTGAGCTCGGGGAGCTTAAAACCGACATGATCAGCGCGCTCAACGATTACATCGTGTACCAGAAAACAGCCGCGATTGCACCGGGCGCCAAGAAGCCCCTGAAGCCGATTTCCCCGTTCGCTGCCTTCTTCGCGAAGCCCACAGTGGATCCGGCGCTTCCATTCAAGCAACGGATCACCGTGCTGAGCCAAGTTTTCGACATGCTCACTCAACTGCAGAAAAATATGAGCCTAGCGGTGCAAGATGCTGGCAAAGATTCTGGCGAGACACCCTCCTCGCAAGGTCCTCAGTTCGCTCAAACGACGCTCCCCAAGACGAATTACATCTCGCCGGACACTTCGAAACCGTTCGATGACGCCAGCGCCCCTCTCAATAACAACTTTTCCGACCCCTCGAAACCTGGCCGACTTGTGGGAATGGACAAACCCTTTGTCACCGGTTATAACAGCCCGATCTCACCGGCAGATTTCCAAGCTGCTCTAAACGCTCGGATTCTATCTGACTATCTTACACCTCTTTGGAGCAGTCGCCCCGATGTGCCAACCGCTAAGAGAAATGTCAACAATGAGGACGGAGAGATTGCCGATTCGTACGAAAACGAACGTCAAGAGAATCGCGCTCAATATAAACGACTCGTCCAAATGGACATGCATCAAGGCTATCAGAGCATGCCACCCGGGACGATAGAATCTCTTCAAGCTGGAGGTGGAGTCGTTCCAGGACATCAGGGAGGCGGCATCAAATTGCTC
- the LOC122405958 gene encoding uncharacterized protein isoform X1: MLRLTTHKMCLLLLACLSLTAAKPPPPTSPWAGFGKSAAFPRSLGPPFGSPGMGVIGVPYMPKASPFFPKFVDPAAMISKKTAMLGNLFGGLGPVDYTGQQAGDFLPYASRFGASTPVLYSPEMGDYSSGAQGFTSGGKDKMKRDDVGSVQSNVVDAVPKLVKMSRFVPAFAGPGSSAYSSANFPTKFDSGFSDAGSVRSRRSIVGADDAGPGAGKPDAVSTPKEMIPGMFGPFGPFKPYGAVTDLPIPKTTIVPADFWLPSSIIPGPTEYTDKVSTFLQKLFDNLKLNKTLAPVESGVDNGFLTRSLADEPSVEKPLESRSVDDAKSLSAAKQIISDSIVAELGELKTDMISALNDYIVYQKTAAIAPGAKKPLKPISPFAAFFAKPTVDPALPFKQRITVLSQVFDMLTQLQKNMSLAVQDAGKDSGETPSSQGPQFAQTTLPKTNYISPDTSKPFDDASAPLNNNFSDPSKPGRLVGMDKPFVTGYNSPISPADFQAALNARILSDYLTPLWSSRPDVPTAKRNVNNEDGEIADSYENERQENRAQYKRLVQMDMHQGYQSMPPGTIESLQAGGGVVPGHQGGGIKLLIKVPARDAREPAYLNDQMKNDEDWSKWAEWAEQFKSNDEGRKHHHNHH, translated from the exons ATGCTTCGACTCACAACACACAAAATGTGTCTTCTTCTTCTGGCTTGTTTAAGCCTCACGGCTGCGAAGCCGCCACCTCCCACCAGCCCGTGGGCTGGTTTCGGCAAGTCGGCAG CTTTTCCGAGATCTTTAGGACCGCCATTCGGCAGCCCAGGAATGGGAGTGATCGGAGTGCCGTACATGCCAAAAGCGTCGCCGTTTTTCCCGAAGTTCGTTGATCCTGCGGCGATGATTTCGAAGAAAACAGCGATGCTGGGCAATCTATTCGGTGGTTTAGGACCCGTGGATTACACAGGGCAACAGGCAGGGGATTTCTTGCCATACGCATCTCGTTTCGGAGCGTCGACACCGGTTTTATATTCGCCAGAAATGGGGGACTACTCGAGCGGAGCGCAGGGATTCACGAGCGGTGGAAAGGACAAAATGAAGCGCGACGATGTCGGCTCGGTCCAATCGAACGTGGTCGATGCGGTTCCCAAACTGGTGAAAATGTCTCGGTTCGTTCCAGCATTCGCTGGCCCTGGATCGTCGGCATATTCGTCTGCCAATTTCCCGACGAAGTTTGATTCCGGATTTTCGGACGCTGGCTCCGTGAGGTCTCGTCGCAGTATCGTTGGCGCCGACGACGCTGGCCCTGGAGCAGGGAAGCCCGACGCGGTTTCGACGCCGAAAGAAATGATTCCGGGGATGTTCGGTCCCTTCGGGCCTTTCAAGCCGTACGGGGCAGTGACGGATCTGCCAATCCCAAAAACCACGATCGTGCCGGCCGACTTTTGGTTGCCGAGTTCCATAATACCAGGGCCGACCGAATACACGGACAAAGTGTCAACCTTCTTGCAAAAATTGTTCGACAATTTGAAGTTGAACAAAACCCTTGCGCCGGTCGAGAGTGGAGTCGACAACGGCTTTTTGACCAGGTCACTGGCCGACGAGCCCAGCGTGGAAAAGCCACTGGAATCTCGGTCCGTTGACGACGCAAAGTCTCTGTCGGCCGCGAAGCAGATCATTTCGGACTCGATAGTTGCTGAGCTCGGGGAGCTTAAAACCGACATGATCAGCGCGCTCAACGATTACATCGTGTACCAGAAAACAGCCGCGATTGCACCGGGCGCCAAGAAGCCCCTGAAGCCGATTTCCCCGTTCGCTGCCTTCTTCGCGAAGCCCACAGTGGATCCGGCGCTTCCATTCAAGCAACGGATCACCGTGCTGAGCCAAGTTTTCGACATGCTCACTCAACTGCAGAAAAATATGAGCCTAGCGGTGCAAGATGCTGGCAAAGATTCTGGCGAGACACCCTCCTCGCAAGGTCCTCAGTTCGCTCAAACGACGCTCCCCAAGACGAATTACATCTCGCCGGACACTTCGAAACCGTTCGATGACGCCAGCGCCCCTCTCAATAACAACTTTTCCGACCCCTCGAAACCTGGCCGACTTGTGGGAATGGACAAACCCTTTGTCACCGGTTATAACAGCCCGATCTCACCGGCAGATTTCCAAGCTGCTCTAAACGCTCGGATTCTATCTGACTATCTTACACCTCTTTGGAGCAGTCGCCCCGATGTGCCAACCGCTAAGAGAAATGTCAACAATGAGGACGGAGAGATTGCCGATTCGTACGAAAACGAACGTCAAGAGAATCGCGCTCAATATAAACGACTCGTCCAAATGGACATGCATCAAGGCTATCAGAGCATGCCACCCGGGACGATAGAATCTCTTCAAGCTGGAGGTGGAGTCGTTCCAGGACATCAGGGAGGCGGCATCAAATTGCTC ATTAAAGTACCCGCTAGGGATGCGCGCGAACCAGCCTACTTAAAT